The proteins below come from a single Methanofastidiosum sp. genomic window:
- a CDS encoding HAMP domain-containing sensor histidine kinase — translation MDTIPNQNPNEEIIRLSMELQKEKQNNLKSNKRIEELHEILKVTNKTLRHDILNHLATASMALEIYEKKKDEKYINSAFKGIHRGVDLIKQMKELEPLIEFGPEPRPINIREIIDSVMPSYKINYSISGDCQVLASQAITLVIGNLVRNAIKHGNTDRIDFNLVTNEKSCEIIISDYGIGIPLELREKLFDAGFSHAETRGAGIGLFIAKKFIELYGGNIRVQDSLPQGTTFVITLERAV, via the coding sequence ATGGATACAATTCCTAATCAGAATCCAAATGAAGAGATAATCCGCTTATCTATGGAGTTGCAAAAAGAAAAACAGAATAATTTAAAATCGAATAAAAGAATAGAAGAATTACACGAAATTTTGAAAGTGACCAATAAAACACTACGCCATGATATTCTCAACCATTTAGCCACTGCAAGTATGGCTTTAGAAATTTATGAAAAGAAAAAAGATGAAAAATATATTAATAGTGCATTCAAAGGTATTCATCGAGGAGTTGATTTAATTAAACAGATGAAGGAACTTGAACCCCTAATTGAATTTGGGCCTGAACCTCGTCCTATAAATATTAGAGAGATAATAGACTCTGTAATGCCTTCTTATAAAATAAATTATTCAATAAGCGGAGACTGTCAAGTATTAGCTAGCCAAGCAATCACTTTAGTTATTGGAAATCTAGTTAGAAATGCTATTAAGCACGGGAATACAGATCGGATTGATTTCAATTTGGTAACTAATGAAAAAAGTTGCGAGATTATTATTTCAGATTACGGAATAGGAATTCCTTTGGAGTTAAGAGAAAAGCTATTTGATGCAGGATTTAGTCATGCTGAGACTAGGGGCGCAGGAATTGGATTATTCATAGCAAAAAAATTTATAGAACTATATGGGGGAAATATTAGAGTTCAGGATAGTTTACCCCAAGGAACAACTTTTGTTATTACTTTGGAAAGGGCGGTGTGA